A stretch of DNA from Tribolium castaneum strain GA2 chromosome 7, icTriCast1.1, whole genome shotgun sequence:
TTCGGGAAAATTTGACTAAACATGACACCGAAATTAGCGATTTATTGTTGGCACCAGATGAGCCACTAACAACAAACAGCCTCCCTGAATTAGCCCCAGTGACAGGGGGCACAAACGCCTACGAATGGATCGAAAATGGGGACGATACTGAAGATGACAAGTTCGAAACTAGGGAAGTTGGGGTTCCCCTAATGGACGGAACGGTCGCTGCCATTTTGGTTGGCGTGTTTTTGGTTCTGAGTGTTGTAGGTTATGTCAGTTTGTTACTCTGGAGGCGCTCGTTAGAGTAATGTCTACGAACACAGTTTTGGTgggttatttaactttttttgcagGTTTAAGTACGGAAGTCGGGAAATTTTGGTAGATAAGGACGAAGGGCTTGATCCAGACGACTTGAAAAACTTTTCTGTAAGTTTCTGGcgcttttttcaaattaaaaatacaaaactcaacatttctgctttttttttcaagtaattagtACATTATTAGTAATAACACTCGAGGCGCCCTCTTttttactctgccgtactatATCTTCCTGGGTACGATTTTGCACTCGTTCCGTTTCCTAACTGAGATAGTCTTCTGTACTTTTGTTAACAATCTTTTTTGTTTCAGATTTGAGGTCGAGTCAATCTTGGATTAAATAGCACAATGAAtagttatatttaaaaatttaccttagATAACTGTGATATGTATTTTGTATCTCGAGTGATTGTTTAATCACACTTGCCTTGGACGGTGAATTATATAATTACGTGTAAAAATgcagttttatttaaacagtATATTTAGCAATGCCAACGTTTTGGGCCCAAAAGCACTAAATACATTTACACCAAAATGTTATAATACATGTAACTACAAGCAGCCCCCTCACTTCCTCTTGACGACAACGGGCCCCACATTATCCCCTGTCTCCTTGTTATGCGTGCCGTGGGCCCCATCACAGTACGGccactacaaaaaaaatcacaaaaaaaaccaaaaaaaaaacaactcacATTTTTCGACTTCCAACAGCGACAAAAGGCCGCTTTTTCCGAAATATCCTCAATGTCAACCGTGTCCACCACCTTGGGGTTGCTCTTAAGCACCGATTTGTTGATCAGGGCGGAGGCAGGGGGGCGCCCATGGGGGCAGAACGCCCGGTACGAAATGTAGGTTAGTCCGGCCATGGCGGCGGTGGGGGGCACAAGGGCCAGCCAGTCCCTGACTGAAAGGGGCTTAAGGGGGCGCGTGACACTTACTCATATACTTACAACCTAATCGAAACCATCCTCCGATCGAGTCAGGGATTGGCAAGTTGGAGAGATAATCAGGAAGCGAAACTTTGACCAAATGAGCCACAGGTTGCATTTTGCGATATTTGCACTGACTAATTTTAGAATTACGCTAGATTTTGACTTTCGCCAACAAGGTTATGTGGGGAGATAGCGGCCAGTGGCGTGCTCCAAGAAACGGGCCCAAGGTGCGCCACTAATCAAACGGGGGCCCCGAGGGGGTTATTTAAGACGGTCTTAGTGGCCTGTCGGGGAAAAATAGGCCCCAaactcaaatttttgtaaattttaacgagTTTGTAggttagacttgtcaaaaatgacaaagcGCGAATTTCGAAATTCTTGGAAATTTTcgaagaaaatataaaaaaatcacttttattttacaattttacggAAAAATCAAGGGTGTAACACTGATTTTTGCACATTTGTAAAgtctttttttgtgtttttatcatttctaatAACAACATTTTCTTCCTACCAAGTTTGGTCGTcaaaatattatcaaaaaagcaataaaacacaacatatctgtaattttttgagtCTAAACTCCCAATGCGCCGCCTCTGTGCTATCAATTCAGTGCGCCCTCTACCGGCCACCACACACACTACCAGGGGTGTAAAAGTACGTAGATGAAAGAAAAGTGACGTTATTAGTCGATTCACGGCCTCCTAGATTGATAAAAGACTTTATATGTTTCTTATGCGTCCTATAGCATTGTcaaatgtgtgtttttttaattttgtacgTCAGAGCTCTCTTATGACAATTTAAAGAAACTCTTACAGGTAACTGCAAAAATGTTGAAACGATTTTACATTTGCAAATCAAATTTAACTGTTTTCACTCTTTTTACGTTATTTCTGGGAAAAATATAGCGTCccatgtttaaaaaaccgttttttattgctttgtgCTTTAAATTGTTgctgtttttttgttatttaattaattagtttcagTTTGAAAATCGCAAATTCGTCTTAAAAGTGAACACAAATTGAGAAATAACTGTAAACTGTTATCAATAATAACAGTtttcatactttttttttaataatttaaaaaaaattaaagtattacAATTATGaagcatttttttactttttgcacATGTCTGCACTGACAGTTTCTAGTAATTTGTAACTAAAAACTGTTGCTGTAAACATTTGCAacgattacaaaaaaatataatatttcatGACTAAGAAAAAGTTGGAGTCCAAGCGACCAACTAGTGATGGCGCTGCAATCTCTGAACCGCCTCCAACAAGGAAAGATGCAATTCTATCCCTCTCTCTTATTCTACTCAGTCATGTAGGTTATGTCGTGGGAAGTGGGTAGTGTGGCGTGTCTcaagtaataaaaatcaatgcAAGCTGGTGGTGACTATGTCGGAGGAACTGTTGGTCGTTCTGAATCGTAGTGAAAACTCCGGTTTCGGTTTTTCCCTGTTGGGAAAACCAGGCCTACCACCCATCATCTACAACATTTTGGACGATTCTCCGGCCGCTGAAAGCGGAGAGGTGAGCGAAATGAAATCAAGCAAGCGTTGGGGCGATGCCTGGCTAAACTGCATTACCGGCCCTTGGCACACTTGATTTTCGAAAAAGTGACGTTGCACCATCTGTGCTGCATTGCGGCCGATTTTCGGCGAGAAAATCGCAGTGTGCGTGTGTGTGCCTGGAAATGTCAAATTTTGACGTTTGTTTGTTGTGGTGGCGACTTgatccaatcaatttttttttaataataacgaCGCCATCTTTATCTATATgccaattgttttttattattacgcaaaattttatcaaacttcATTGGATGCTTTCTATATTTAAACG
This window harbors:
- the LOC103314450 gene encoding uncharacterized protein LOC103314450, producing the protein MGKSEVIWVLCWALVLAGTVPTPTVPLEFPQLDQNYTFIDNSSIRENLTKHDTEISDLLLAPDEPLTTNSLPELAPVTGGTNAYEWIENGDDTEDDKFETREVGVPLMDGTVAAILVGVFLVLSVVGYVSLLLWRRSLEFKYGSREILVDKDEGLDPDDLKNFSI
- the Cisd2 gene encoding CDGSH iron-sulfur domain-containing protein 2 homolog; its protein translation is MQPVAHLVKVSLPDYLSNLPIPDSIGGWFRLGFRDWLALVPPTAAMAGLTYISYRAFCPHGRPPASALINKSVLKSNPKVVDTVDIEDISEKAAFCRCWKSKNWPYCDGAHGTHNKETGDNVGPVVVKRK